Proteins co-encoded in one Ralstonia sp. RRA genomic window:
- the yjgA gene encoding ribosome biogenesis factor YjgA: MSRASRHNPTYLQPIVRLDIGDEDDPDTPKSKSQRKREVNALQDLGTALEALPKDKLAKVPLPEKLVDALREAKRTTAHEGKRRQMQYIGKLMRALTDEEVEAIRRVMASFVGASKAETARLHAIERWRDRLIASDDAVTEFIATHPDTDVQALRTLVRNARKEAQLAKPPKSSREIFQMVKQALDGNARDDDADQPEAEDDEA, encoded by the coding sequence ATGAGCCGAGCATCCCGACACAACCCCACGTATCTGCAACCCATCGTGCGCCTGGACATTGGTGACGAGGACGATCCGGATACGCCCAAGAGCAAATCGCAGCGCAAGCGCGAGGTGAACGCCTTGCAGGATCTGGGCACCGCCCTGGAAGCGCTGCCCAAGGACAAACTCGCCAAGGTGCCGCTGCCCGAAAAGCTGGTCGACGCCCTGCGCGAAGCCAAGCGCACCACCGCGCACGAAGGCAAGCGCCGCCAGATGCAGTACATCGGCAAGCTGATGCGCGCCCTGACCGACGAAGAAGTCGAAGCCATCCGCCGCGTGATGGCCTCCTTCGTGGGCGCCTCCAAGGCGGAAACCGCGCGTCTGCACGCCATCGAACGCTGGCGCGACCGCCTGATCGCAAGTGACGATGCCGTCACCGAGTTCATTGCCACGCACCCCGACACCGACGTCCAGGCCCTGCGTACGCTGGTGCGCAATGCGCGCAAGGAAGCGCAATTGGCCAAGCCGCCCAAGTCGTCGCGCGAGATTTTCCAGATGGTCAAGCAGGCCCTGGATGGCAATGCCCGTGACGACGACGCCGATCAACCCGAAGCCGAAGACGACGAAGCATGA
- the mog gene encoding molybdopterin adenylyltransferase, producing MTASAPITRRHPDELIVGFVSISDRASAGTYQDEGIPALRDWFGAALSSPWQGVERLIPDDQATIAETLIDLVDHAGCDLVLTTGGTGPTRRDVTPEATLAVATKEMPGFGEQMRQISLHFVPTAILSRQVAVIRETPSRAALIINLPGQPRAIKETLEGLKDVEGHATVPGIFAAVPYCIDLIGGPYIETNDSVVKAWRPKHAVRAKPLQA from the coding sequence ATGACCGCATCCGCCCCGATCACCCGCCGCCATCCCGACGAACTGATCGTCGGCTTTGTGTCGATTTCGGACCGCGCCTCGGCCGGCACGTATCAGGATGAAGGGATTCCGGCGCTGCGCGACTGGTTTGGCGCCGCGCTGTCGTCGCCGTGGCAAGGGGTGGAGCGCCTGATTCCGGATGACCAGGCCACAATTGCCGAAACGCTGATCGACCTGGTCGACCATGCCGGCTGCGACTTGGTGCTCACCACCGGCGGCACCGGCCCGACGCGCCGCGATGTGACGCCCGAGGCCACGTTGGCCGTCGCCACCAAGGAAATGCCCGGCTTTGGCGAGCAAATGCGCCAGATCAGCCTGCATTTCGTGCCGACGGCGATTTTGTCGCGCCAGGTGGCGGTGATTCGCGAAACGCCGTCACGCGCCGCGTTGATCATCAACCTGCCCGGTCAGCCGCGCGCCATCAAGGAAACGCTGGAAGGCCTGAAAGATGTGGAAGGCCACGCCACGGTGCCGGGCATCTTTGCGGCCGTGCCGTATTGCATCGACCTGATCGGCGGCCCGTACATCGAAACGAATGACAGCGTGGTCAAGGCCTGGCGGCCCAAGCACGCTGTCCGTGCAAAGCCGCTGCAGGCCTAG
- the orn gene encoding oligoribonuclease — protein sequence MSTPVSQSAASPSTPNRVAAKSDNNLVWLDMEMTGLSPENDRIIEVAVVVTDSELNVLAEGPVLVIHQSDELLDGMDAWNKGTHGRSGLIDKVKASTTTEAEAEAELLAFLKKWVPKSKSPMCGNSICQDRRFMARYMPKLEEYFHYRNLDVSTLKELCKRWQPAIAKGFTKHQRHTAFADIIESIEELRYYREHFIRDVPQTPDAEALASSVAP from the coding sequence GTGAGCACCCCAGTTTCCCAGTCCGCCGCATCCCCCTCGACCCCCAACCGTGTTGCCGCCAAGAGCGACAACAACCTGGTCTGGCTCGACATGGAGATGACCGGCCTGAGCCCCGAGAACGATCGCATCATCGAAGTGGCCGTGGTGGTGACGGATTCGGAGCTGAACGTGCTGGCCGAAGGCCCGGTGCTGGTGATCCATCAGTCCGATGAGCTGCTCGACGGCATGGACGCCTGGAACAAGGGCACGCATGGCCGCTCGGGCCTGATCGACAAGGTCAAGGCGTCGACCACCACGGAAGCGGAAGCGGAAGCCGAACTGCTGGCTTTCCTCAAGAAGTGGGTGCCGAAGAGCAAGTCGCCGATGTGCGGTAACTCCATCTGCCAGGACCGCCGCTTCATGGCGCGCTACATGCCCAAGCTGGAGGAGTATTTTCACTACCGCAACCTGGACGTCTCCACGCTCAAGGAGCTGTGCAAGCGCTGGCAACCGGCCATCGCCAAGGGCTTCACCAAGCACCAGCGGCACACGGCGTTCGCAGACATCATCGAGTCGATCGAAGAGTTGCGCTACTACCGCGAGCACTTCATCCGCGACGTGCCGCAGACGCCGGACGCCGAAGCGCTGGCATCTTCGGTCGCTCCGTAA
- a CDS encoding M48 family metallopeptidase produces the protein MPAFTVVFLIALVLMSATRLWLAARQIRHVARHRDAVPAQFAESITLDMHHKAADYTIARTRLAMLEVPVQAALLIALTLLGGLNWINQAWLGVFGPGYAYGVALIASVIVISSVIELPFSLYAQFVVEERFGFNRMTWKLWFADNLKGLAIGTVLGLPLLLAVLWLMDKMGTYWWLYTWIVWMAFMLFVQAIYPNVIAPLYNKFTPLQDEEMRARIEGLLKRCGFASKGLFVMDGSRRSAHGNAYFSGFGATKRIVFFDTLLARLNPPEMEAVLAHELGHFKRHHITKRIAVTFVLSLGALALLGWLMTRTWFYLGLGVAPNLFSDNHALALMLFFLVLPVFTFFVSPVASLSSRKDEYEADAFAAQHADAKQLVSALVKLFQDNASTLTPDPIYSTFYYSHPTASQRVERLVQAGA, from the coding sequence ATGCCCGCCTTTACCGTCGTCTTCCTGATCGCCCTTGTCTTGATGTCCGCCACACGCCTGTGGCTGGCCGCGCGGCAGATCCGCCACGTGGCACGCCACCGCGACGCCGTGCCCGCACAGTTTGCCGAGTCGATCACGCTGGACATGCACCACAAGGCCGCCGACTACACCATCGCCCGCACCCGCCTGGCGATGCTGGAAGTGCCGGTACAAGCCGCCCTGCTCATCGCGCTGACGCTGCTCGGCGGGCTGAACTGGATCAACCAAGCATGGCTGGGCGTGTTCGGCCCCGGCTATGCGTATGGCGTGGCGCTCATCGCGTCGGTCATCGTCATCAGCAGCGTGATCGAACTGCCGTTCTCGCTGTACGCGCAGTTTGTGGTCGAAGAACGCTTCGGCTTCAACCGCATGACGTGGAAGCTCTGGTTCGCTGACAATCTCAAGGGCCTGGCCATCGGCACCGTGCTGGGCCTGCCTCTGCTGCTGGCCGTCCTGTGGCTGATGGACAAGATGGGCACCTACTGGTGGCTCTACACGTGGATCGTGTGGATGGCCTTCATGCTGTTCGTGCAGGCTATTTACCCGAACGTCATCGCCCCGCTCTACAACAAGTTCACGCCGCTGCAGGACGAAGAGATGCGCGCCCGCATCGAAGGCCTGCTCAAGCGCTGCGGCTTCGCCAGCAAGGGCCTGTTCGTCATGGACGGCAGCCGCCGCAGCGCGCACGGCAACGCCTATTTCAGCGGCTTTGGCGCCACCAAGCGCATCGTCTTCTTCGATACCCTGCTCGCCCGCCTGAACCCGCCCGAAATGGAAGCCGTGCTCGCGCATGAGCTCGGCCACTTCAAGCGCCACCACATCACCAAGCGCATCGCCGTGACGTTCGTGCTGAGCCTGGGCGCACTGGCGCTGCTCGGCTGGCTGATGACGCGCACGTGGTTCTACCTGGGCCTGGGCGTGGCGCCCAACCTGTTCTCCGACAACCACGCGCTGGCGCTGATGCTGTTCTTCCTGGTCTTGCCGGTGTTCACATTCTTCGTGTCGCCGGTGGCAAGCCTGTCGTCGCGCAAGGATGAATACGAAGCCGATGCCTTCGCCGCGCAGCATGCGGATGCGAAGCAGCTCGTCTCCGCACTGGTGAAGCTGTTCCAGGACAACGCATCCACGCTCACGCCCGACCCAATCTACTCGACGTTCTACTACTCGCACCCGACAGCGTCGCAGCGCGTGGAACGCCTCGTGCAGGCCGGAGCATGA
- the rsgA gene encoding ribosome small subunit-dependent GTPase A — protein sequence MTRGKPGRTGQKQQAAGERGLVIAAHGRHYLVEREGGGYLQCFPRGKRSECAVGDRVVYEATAVDQGVVVRVDERRNLLHRSDQFKSKVLAANLDQVIIMLGTEPSFSEDLLGRALVAAESLGITPLILLNKIDLTARLETARSRLALYRELGYTIVELTVHGAPEAAHAALEPHVAGRASILIGQSGMGKSSLLNLLIPGVDAQTREISEKLDSGKHTTTFTRLYYLPADWGQGGVLIDSPGFQEFGLHHLSEGMLERAFPEFRPRLTECRFYNCRHLQEPGCGILEGVACGKIDPRRHQLYAQLLHESEQQKPW from the coding sequence ATGACGCGCGGCAAACCGGGCCGCACGGGTCAGAAGCAACAGGCCGCAGGAGAACGCGGCCTCGTCATCGCAGCACATGGCCGCCACTACCTCGTTGAACGCGAAGGCGGTGGCTACCTGCAGTGTTTTCCACGTGGCAAGCGCAGCGAATGCGCGGTTGGCGACCGCGTCGTCTACGAGGCCACCGCTGTCGATCAAGGCGTGGTCGTGCGCGTGGATGAACGCCGTAACCTGCTGCACCGCTCAGACCAGTTCAAGTCCAAGGTGCTGGCGGCCAACCTGGATCAGGTCATCATCATGCTCGGCACCGAGCCGAGCTTCTCGGAAGACCTGCTCGGCCGGGCACTGGTGGCTGCCGAATCGCTTGGCATCACGCCGCTGATCCTGCTCAACAAGATCGACCTGACCGCACGACTGGAAACGGCTCGCTCGCGTCTGGCGCTGTATCGTGAGCTTGGCTACACGATCGTGGAGTTGACGGTGCATGGCGCGCCGGAAGCTGCGCATGCTGCGCTGGAACCGCATGTGGCGGGGCGTGCCTCGATCCTGATCGGGCAGTCGGGCATGGGCAAGTCGTCGCTGTTGAATCTGCTGATTCCGGGTGTCGATGCGCAGACGCGCGAGATCTCAGAGAAGCTCGATTCCGGCAAGCACACGACCACGTTTACGCGGCTCTATTACCTGCCGGCTGACTGGGGCCAGGGCGGCGTGCTGATCGACTCGCCGGGCTTCCAGGAATTCGGCCTGCACCACCTGAGCGAAGGCATGCTGGAGCGCGCCTTCCCTGAGTTCCGACCGCGCCTGACCGAGTGCCGCTTTTATAACTGCCGCCACCTACAGGAACCCGGCTGTGGCATTCTGGAAGGCGTGGCCTGCGGCAAGATCGATCCGCGTCGGCACCAACTCTACGCGCAACTGCTGCACGAATCGGAGCAACAGAAGCCCTGGTAA
- a CDS encoding CobD/CbiB family protein, translated as MTFFSVLCALILEQFRALSRDNPIYDVVRALAARAEEWFDTGQRRDAVFAWCVVTLPAVVVVALVHYLLSSISIGLAFLWNVVMVYLTLGFRQFSHYFTDIHEALRGDDVVTARLLLNEWSGLDTTDMPVNEIVRHTLESAIVAAHRHVFGVFFWFLVPIGPAGVVLYRGAEYLARHWSEPSMERSPTLGLFARQAFFIIDYIPARLTAIGFAIVGDFEDAVYAWRNRAAKWSDEVNGILLAAGGGALGVRLGTPIAQRDSAESIADEDGAYPMEVGQEPTVRTLQSAVGLVWRAVVLWMLLLAMLSIAVWLG; from the coding sequence ATGACTTTTTTCTCCGTACTCTGCGCGCTGATCCTCGAGCAGTTCCGTGCGCTCAGCCGGGACAACCCGATCTACGACGTCGTGCGTGCCCTGGCTGCACGGGCGGAAGAATGGTTCGACACCGGGCAGCGCCGCGATGCCGTGTTCGCGTGGTGTGTGGTGACGCTGCCCGCTGTGGTGGTCGTGGCGCTGGTGCACTACCTGCTGTCGTCGATCAGCATCGGGCTGGCCTTCCTGTGGAATGTGGTGATGGTCTACCTGACCCTCGGTTTCCGCCAGTTCAGCCACTATTTCACGGATATTCATGAGGCACTGCGTGGCGATGACGTTGTCACTGCGCGACTGCTTCTCAATGAATGGTCAGGCTTGGATACGACCGACATGCCTGTGAACGAGATCGTTCGCCATACCCTGGAGAGCGCCATCGTTGCGGCGCATCGCCACGTGTTTGGCGTGTTCTTCTGGTTCCTCGTGCCGATTGGGCCGGCAGGTGTGGTGCTCTACCGCGGTGCTGAATATCTGGCCCGCCACTGGAGCGAGCCGTCGATGGAGCGCAGCCCGACGCTGGGCCTGTTCGCGCGCCAGGCGTTCTTTATCATCGATTACATCCCCGCGCGTCTGACGGCCATCGGCTTCGCCATCGTCGGCGATTTTGAGGATGCGGTGTACGCCTGGCGCAACCGCGCCGCCAAGTGGAGCGACGAGGTCAATGGCATTCTGCTGGCGGCCGGCGGAGGTGCGCTGGGCGTGCGCCTGGGTACGCCGATCGCGCAACGCGATTCGGCCGAGAGCATCGCCGATGAGGACGGTGCCTATCCGATGGAAGTGGGGCAGGAGCCCACCGTGCGTACGCTGCAGTCGGCCGTGGGGCTGGTGTGGCGCGCGGTGGTGCTGTGGATGCTGCTGCTGGCGATGCTGTCGATCGCCGTGTGGCTGGGCTGA
- a CDS encoding CoA pyrophosphatase, with product MRRPVFDPEQLPVMPPSASLPALGAAQLSADFVRERLRAQPAWEPEHTDESRLIDVSLKLREAAVLVPLVQREGGLTVLLTQRNASLSQHAGQISFPGGGREAIDRDPVETALRETMEEVGIGAEHIDVIGELPDYITGTGFHVSPIVGLLTPDFTLHPDPSEVAEVFEVPLAFLMDPANHEVRELRWDDRVRRFYAMPYRKADGGYHFIWGATAGMLRNLYHLLAA from the coding sequence ATGCGCCGTCCCGTGTTCGATCCCGAGCAGTTGCCGGTGATGCCTCCCTCGGCATCGCTGCCGGCGCTCGGGGCAGCGCAGTTGTCTGCCGATTTCGTGCGCGAACGGTTGCGCGCGCAGCCGGCCTGGGAGCCCGAGCACACGGATGAGTCCCGCCTGATTGACGTCTCCCTCAAATTGCGTGAGGCGGCCGTGTTGGTGCCGCTGGTGCAGCGCGAGGGTGGTTTGACGGTGCTGCTGACGCAGCGCAATGCTTCGCTGAGCCAGCATGCCGGGCAGATCAGCTTTCCGGGCGGCGGTCGCGAGGCCATCGATCGTGATCCCGTCGAGACCGCGCTGCGCGAAACGATGGAAGAGGTGGGCATCGGCGCCGAGCACATCGATGTGATTGGCGAGTTGCCGGACTACATCACTGGCACGGGCTTTCATGTGAGCCCCATTGTCGGGCTGCTGACGCCCGACTTCACGCTGCATCCGGACCCAAGCGAAGTGGCCGAGGTGTTCGAGGTACCGCTCGCGTTCCTGATGGACCCGGCCAATCACGAAGTGCGTGAGTTGCGCTGGGATGATCGCGTGCGTCGTTTTTACGCGATGCCATATCGCAAGGCTGACGGCGGCTACCACTTCATCTGGGGTGCGACAGCGGGCATGCTGCGCAACCTGTATCACTTGCTGGCGGCGTAG
- the rplS gene encoding 50S ribosomal protein L19, whose product MNLIEQIEQEEIKRLTANKTIPPFAPGDTVIVNVNVVEGNRKRVQAYEGVVIAKRNRGLNSSFIVRKISSGEGVERTFQLYSPLLASIEVKRRGDVRRAKLYYLRQRSGKSARIKEKLTFKRKEAAAE is encoded by the coding sequence ATGAATCTCATCGAGCAAATCGAGCAGGAAGAAATCAAGCGCCTGACGGCCAACAAGACGATCCCCCCGTTCGCCCCTGGCGACACCGTGATCGTCAACGTGAACGTCGTTGAAGGCAACCGCAAGCGTGTGCAGGCGTATGAAGGTGTCGTGATTGCCAAGCGCAATCGTGGCCTGAATTCGTCGTTCATCGTTCGCAAGATCTCTTCGGGCGAAGGCGTGGAGCGTACGTTCCAGCTGTACTCGCCGCTGCTGGCCAGCATCGAAGTGAAGCGTCGCGGTGATGTGCGCCGTGCGAAGCTGTACTACCTGCGCCAACGCTCGGGCAAGTCGGCACGCATCAAGGAGAAGCTGACCTTCAAGCGCAAGGAAGCCGCTGCGGAGTAA
- the trmD gene encoding tRNA (guanosine(37)-N1)-methyltransferase TrmD: MQFDVVSLFPDMFRALTDWGITSRAAKQQVYTLRTWNPRDFTTDNYRTVDDRPYGGGPGMVMLAKPLEAALDAIREAQVPAASHVVLLSPQGKPLTHKRVMELAQLPALTLLCGRYEAIDQRLVDRRVDEEISLGDFVLSGGELAAMAIIDAVVRQLPGVLGDAQSAVQDSFVNGLLDCAHYTRPEEYEGVRVPDVLLGGHHAEIEKWRRQQALLNTMRKRPDLIEAARKQGLLSRSDEVFLAAAATTAKGSEASTPGASTK; this comes from the coding sequence ATGCAGTTCGACGTCGTCTCGCTGTTTCCGGACATGTTCCGGGCGCTGACGGACTGGGGTATCACCAGCCGCGCAGCCAAGCAGCAGGTGTACACGTTGCGCACCTGGAACCCACGCGACTTCACGACGGATAACTACCGTACCGTGGACGACCGGCCTTACGGCGGTGGCCCCGGCATGGTGATGTTGGCCAAACCGCTGGAAGCGGCGCTGGATGCGATTCGCGAGGCGCAGGTGCCCGCAGCATCGCATGTGGTGCTGCTCTCGCCGCAGGGCAAACCGCTTACACACAAGCGAGTAATGGAGCTGGCGCAGTTGCCGGCGCTCACGCTGCTGTGCGGGCGCTACGAGGCGATTGATCAGCGTTTGGTCGACCGTCGCGTGGATGAAGAAATCAGCCTTGGCGATTTCGTCCTCTCCGGTGGTGAGCTCGCTGCAATGGCCATCATCGACGCGGTGGTGCGGCAGTTGCCCGGCGTGCTGGGCGATGCGCAGTCGGCGGTGCAAGACAGCTTCGTCAACGGCTTGCTGGACTGCGCGCATTACACGCGGCCGGAAGAGTACGAAGGCGTGCGTGTGCCCGATGTGCTGCTGGGCGGCCACCATGCCGAGATTGAGAAGTGGCGCCGCCAGCAGGCGCTGTTGAATACGATGCGCAAGCGCCCCGATCTGATCGAGGCGGCGCGCAAGCAAGGTTTGTTGTCCCGCAGCGATGAGGTGTTCCTCGCTGCCGCGGCGACGACGGCAAAGGGGTCGGAAGCTTCCACACCGGGAGCCTCGACCAAGTGA
- the rimM gene encoding ribosome maturation factor RimM (Essential for efficient processing of 16S rRNA), which translates to MCPGAGTNPALPDDLVEVGYVGGAYGIRGWVKVQPHGEADALLNARAWWLKPAAGALAASADWRVFPVGSSREHSGTVVAGSPAVPDRNVAEALRGCAVWVSRADFPAPDDDEFYWVDLIGATVVNEQQETLGTVTGLIDNGAHQILRIVGEGDVERLVPFVEVYVKSVDVAGQRIVVDWGLDY; encoded by the coding sequence ATGTGCCCGGGTGCTGGCACCAACCCAGCGCTGCCTGACGATCTCGTCGAGGTCGGCTATGTGGGCGGTGCCTATGGAATTCGCGGCTGGGTCAAGGTTCAGCCGCACGGCGAAGCCGATGCGTTGCTTAACGCTCGTGCCTGGTGGCTCAAGCCGGCAGCAGGTGCGTTGGCGGCATCGGCGGACTGGCGGGTGTTCCCCGTTGGATCGTCGCGCGAGCATAGCGGTACGGTGGTGGCAGGCTCGCCTGCCGTGCCGGATCGCAATGTCGCTGAGGCGCTGCGCGGCTGTGCCGTGTGGGTCAGCCGGGCCGACTTTCCTGCGCCGGATGACGACGAGTTCTATTGGGTCGATCTGATCGGCGCCACCGTCGTCAACGAACAGCAGGAAACGCTCGGTACGGTGACGGGGCTGATCGACAATGGTGCGCACCAGATTTTGCGCATTGTGGGCGAAGGCGACGTCGAGCGGCTCGTGCCGTTTGTCGAGGTTTACGTGAAGTCGGTGGATGTGGCTGGTCAGCGCATCGTCGTCGACTGGGGTCTGGATTACTGA
- the rpsP gene encoding 30S ribosomal protein S16 — protein sequence MVVIRLARGGSKKRPFFNIVATDSRNRRDGRFIERVGFYNPLAKDGEEGLRLVQDRLAYWQGVGAQLSPTVARLVKQGAAKAAA from the coding sequence ATGGTCGTGATCCGTCTGGCCCGCGGTGGCTCCAAGAAGCGCCCGTTCTTCAACATCGTTGCGACCGACTCGCGTAACCGCCGTGATGGCCGTTTCATCGAGCGCGTCGGTTTCTACAACCCGCTCGCCAAGGATGGCGAAGAAGGTCTGCGCCTGGTGCAAGACCGCCTGGCCTACTGGCAAGGTGTTGGCGCTCAGCTGTCGCCGACGGTTGCCCGTCTGGTGAAGCAAGGCGCTGCCAAGGCTGCTGCCTAA
- a CDS encoding sorbosone dehydrogenase family protein, whose product MLATWLGAALPAMATLPIETLHVPPGFQIEVLTDEMPSAREMVISPAGTLYVGSRAGKVYAMSLQKPGAPVHVVASGLQLPVGVAWRDSSLYVSAVSRIVRLDGIDKRLDNPPEPVVVNDKLPTETHHGWKFIAFGPDGKLYVPVGAPCNICRPDENRYANLMRMNADGSDLELVARGIRNTVGFDWHPKTHELWFTDNGRDMMGDDVPDDELNRITSPNPHFGYPFCHAGDVPDPEFGAGHPCSNYVPPVAKLGAHVAALGMRFYTGSSFPAEYRNNIFIAEHGSWNRSSKVGYRVMRVVLDEAGKVIRQEPFVQGWLQGQSVWGRPADVLAAPDGSLLVADDYAGAVYRIRYIGK is encoded by the coding sequence GTGCTTGCAACTTGGCTTGGCGCGGCATTGCCGGCGATGGCCACGTTGCCAATCGAAACGCTGCACGTGCCTCCGGGCTTCCAGATTGAAGTGTTGACCGATGAGATGCCCTCGGCACGTGAGATGGTGATCTCCCCCGCTGGCACGCTATATGTGGGCAGCCGCGCGGGCAAAGTCTACGCGATGTCGCTGCAGAAACCTGGCGCGCCAGTGCATGTGGTGGCTTCCGGCCTGCAACTGCCGGTGGGGGTGGCCTGGCGTGACAGCAGCCTGTATGTGTCGGCCGTGTCGCGCATCGTACGGCTCGATGGCATCGACAAGCGTCTCGACAACCCGCCGGAGCCCGTAGTCGTCAACGACAAGCTGCCCACAGAGACGCATCACGGCTGGAAATTCATCGCCTTCGGCCCCGATGGCAAGCTGTACGTGCCAGTGGGCGCACCCTGCAACATCTGCCGCCCGGATGAAAACCGTTACGCCAACCTGATGCGCATGAACGCTGATGGCAGTGATCTGGAACTGGTCGCGCGAGGCATCCGCAACACGGTCGGCTTTGACTGGCATCCGAAGACGCACGAGCTGTGGTTCACCGACAACGGCCGCGACATGATGGGCGACGACGTACCCGACGACGAACTCAACCGCATCACCTCGCCCAACCCGCATTTCGGCTATCCGTTCTGCCATGCCGGCGACGTTCCTGATCCGGAGTTCGGCGCGGGCCACCCTTGTAGCAACTACGTACCGCCGGTCGCCAAGCTGGGCGCGCACGTGGCAGCGCTCGGTATGCGCTTCTACACCGGCAGCAGCTTCCCGGCCGAGTATCGCAACAACATCTTCATTGCGGAGCATGGCTCGTGGAACCGTTCGTCCAAGGTCGGCTATCGCGTAATGCGCGTGGTGCTTGATGAAGCAGGCAAGGTCATCCGGCAAGAGCCATTCGTGCAAGGCTGGCTGCAAGGCCAGAGCGTATGGGGCCGCCCGGCCGACGTGCTCGCCGCGCCAGACGGCAGCCTGCTCGTGGCGGACGATTACGCTGGCGCCGTGTACCGCATCCGCTACATCGGGAAATGA
- a CDS encoding TM2 domain-containing protein, whose protein sequence is MPTTALQKKSKLLTVLLAFLFGSVGAHRFYLKGGRDFWAWSQVFAMVLGAVGVALLLSTQRASVPGWVCAIIGGASLLAGFLSALVYGLRPDDKWDAQFNADGTPTQSGWPVVMLTILTLMIGTGLLMAGLAITFQTYFETQVQAAKELSQ, encoded by the coding sequence ATGCCTACGACCGCTCTTCAGAAAAAATCCAAGCTGCTGACCGTGCTGCTCGCCTTCCTGTTCGGGAGCGTGGGCGCGCATCGTTTCTATCTCAAGGGCGGACGCGACTTCTGGGCGTGGTCGCAAGTCTTTGCCATGGTGCTCGGCGCGGTTGGCGTGGCACTCCTGCTGTCGACCCAGCGCGCCAGCGTGCCGGGCTGGGTCTGCGCGATCATCGGGGGCGCTTCATTGCTGGCAGGGTTCCTGTCGGCGCTGGTGTATGGCCTGCGCCCAGACGACAAATGGGATGCACAGTTCAATGCCGACGGCACGCCCACGCAATCCGGCTGGCCCGTCGTGATGCTGACCATCCTTACGCTGATGATTGGTACGGGCCTGCTGATGGCCGGCCTCGCCATCACGTTCCAGACCTACTTCGAAACGCAAGTGCAGGCAGCGAAAGAGTTGTCGCAGTAA
- a CDS encoding PA0069 family radical SAM protein: MSDRRIPRKGRGATSNLQGRFERDERTRVDDGWQPLVGQLDPEDTPPRIETSVSIERARSILSHNQSPDIPFSVSLNPYRGCEHGCVYCFARPTHAYLELSPGLDFETKLFAKTNAAEVLRETLAKPGYRCEAIALGVNTDAYQPIERELRITRDVLQVLHDCDHPVGLITKSTLIERDIDLLAPMAAKNLVVAAVTITTLDSELARKLEPRAATPSRRLRTIRTLAEAGIPVGVSVAPMIPFITDDHMEQILEASREAGATYASYIVLRLPNELNAVFQDWLMAHFPDRAQRVMNRIRDLHGGQDYKADFSTRMRGTGIWADLLRQRFYKAADKLGYSYHRYNELVLDTSQFKPPARAIKPRKPVDERQGSLF, from the coding sequence ATGTCCGATCGCCGCATCCCCCGCAAGGGGCGCGGCGCCACTTCCAATCTGCAAGGCCGCTTCGAACGCGACGAACGCACGCGCGTCGACGACGGCTGGCAGCCGCTTGTCGGGCAGCTCGATCCGGAAGACACGCCGCCGCGCATCGAGACCTCTGTCTCCATTGAGCGTGCGCGCTCGATCCTGAGCCACAACCAATCGCCGGATATTCCGTTCAGCGTGTCGCTCAATCCGTATCGCGGCTGCGAACACGGTTGCGTGTATTGCTTCGCGCGGCCTACGCACGCGTACCTTGAGCTATCGCCGGGCCTCGATTTCGAGACCAAGCTGTTCGCCAAAACCAACGCTGCCGAGGTGCTGCGTGAGACATTGGCCAAGCCCGGCTACCGTTGCGAGGCGATTGCGCTGGGCGTGAACACCGACGCGTATCAACCGATCGAGCGCGAGTTGCGCATCACGCGCGACGTGCTGCAGGTGCTGCACGATTGCGATCACCCAGTCGGGCTGATCACCAAATCGACGTTGATCGAACGCGATATCGATCTGCTCGCGCCGATGGCGGCGAAGAACCTCGTCGTTGCCGCGGTGACGATCACGACGTTGGATTCGGAGCTTGCGCGCAAGCTCGAGCCGCGCGCAGCCACACCATCGCGCCGCCTGCGCACGATCCGCACGTTGGCTGAAGCAGGCATTCCGGTAGGGGTGAGCGTCGCGCCGATGATCCCGTTCATCACCGACGACCATATGGAGCAGATTCTGGAAGCCTCACGCGAGGCGGGCGCCACGTACGCGAGCTACATCGTGCTGCGCCTGCCGAATGAACTGAACGCGGTGTTCCAGGATTGGCTGATGGCGCATTTTCCCGACCGCGCGCAACGTGTAATGAACCGCATCCGTGACCTACATGGCGGGCAGGACTACAAGGCGGATTTCAGCACGCGCATGCGCGGCACCGGCATCTGGGCAGATCTGCTGCGGCAGCGCTTCTACAAGGCCGCCGACAAGCTCGGTTATAGCTACCATCGCTACAACGAGCTGGTGCTGGACACGTCGCAGTTCAAACCGCCCGCACGCGCAATCAAACCAAGAAAACCGGTTGATGAGCGTCAGGGCAGTTTGTTCTGA